The following are from one region of the Salmo trutta chromosome 22, fSalTru1.1, whole genome shotgun sequence genome:
- the lrrc40 gene encoding leucine-rich repeat-containing protein 40 has protein sequence MSRFKRGAKLDSRAGFRTEKEEPAAVPYGLLKTARKSGQLNLSGRGLTEVPQSVWRLNLDTPEEAKQNLSFGADDRWWDQTDLTKLLLSSNKLEALSEDVKLLPALTVLDVHDNQLTSLPTSIGELQHLQKLSLSHNKLKELPEEVWSLKNLTCLQLQQNLLEHLPEGVGLLTNLDDIDLSNNQLTAIPDSLGNLNHLVKLNLSHNKLKSLPSGISVMKNLRLLDCTHNQLESIPPVLSQMASLEQLYLRHNKLRFLPELPSSRLKELHVGNNQIEMLEAEHLKHLSTLSVLELRDNKVKTLPEEIELLQGLERLDLVNNDISSLPAALALLPKLKILTLEGNPLRGIRRDLLTKGTNELLKYLRGRIKEDPDGKGDEPDTAMTLPSQAKINVHTIKTLKTLDYSEKQVACVPDDVFDAVGSEPVASVNFSKNQLAAVPPRLVELKDSVSDINLGFNKLTSLPLEFCMLQQLAHIDLRNNLLTSLPMEIEALMKLRSITLSFNRFKLFPEVLYRVPSLETILISNNQVGAINPLQLKALDKLSTLDLQNNDIMQVPPELGNCTSLRALMLDGNPFRNPRAAIVSRGTDAVLEYLRSRIPT, from the exons ATGTCACGCTTTAAAAGAGGTGCCAAATTGGATTCTAGAGCAGGATTTAGAACAGAAAAAGAGGAACCGGCTGCTGTCCCTTATGGATTGTTGAAAACCGCCAGGAAAAGCGGGCAGCTCAATTTGTCTGGGCGAGGGCTGACTGAAG TCCCACAAAGTGTGTGGAGGCTGAACTTAGACACACCCGAGGAGGCCAAACAGAACCTATCCTTTGGGGCAGATGATCGCTGGTGGGACCAGACAGATCTCACCAAGCTGCTTCTCTCTTCAAACAAGCTGGAAGCTCTTTCAGAGGATGTCAAGCTGTTACCAGCCCTTACTGTTTTGGAT GTCCATGATAATCAGCTTACCTCTTTACCCACATCTATTGGAGAGTTGCAACATCTTCAGAAACTCAGTCTGAG TCACAATAAACTGAAAGAGTTACCGGAGGAGGTATGGAGTCTGAAGAACCTCACCTGTCTCCAGCTGCAGCAGAATCTACTGGAGCACCTGCCAGAGGGAGTGGGACTGCTCACTAACCTGGATGATATC GATCTTTCCAACAACCAGCTAACTGCCATCCCTGACAGTCTGGGCAACTTGAACCATCTGGTGAAGCTGAACCTCTCCCACAACAAGCTGAAGAGCCTCCCCTCAGGAATCAGTGTCATGAAAA ATTTGAGACTGCTGGACTGCACACACAATCAGCTTGAGAGCATACCTCCTGTCTTGTCTCAAATGGCGTCTTTAGAGCAGCTCTATCTGCGACACAACAAACTGCGCTTTCTTCCTGAACTGCCCTCCTCAAGGCTCAAG GAGCTGCATGTTGGTAATAACCAGATTGAGATGCTGGAGGCAGAGCACCTGAAACACCTTAGCACTCTGAGTGTATTGGAGCTGAGGGACAACAAGGTGAAGACTCTCCCTGAGGAAATCGAACTACTCCAAGGCCTGGAGCGCCTAGACCTTGTCAACAATGACATCAGCAG TCTGCCAGCTGCCCTTGCCCTCCTGCCCAAGCTGAAGATCCTGACCCTAGAGGGCAACCCTCTGAGAGGCATCCGCAGAGACCTCTTGACT AAAGGAACCAATGAATTGCTGAAGTACTTGAGGGGTCGAATAAAAG AGGATCCAGATGGCAAAGGAGATGAGCCTGACACCGCCATGACTCTGCCCAGTCAGGCGAAGATCAACGTGCACACCATTAAAACACTGAAGACACTGGACTACAG TGAGAAGCAGGTGGCATGTGTTCCTGATGATGTGTTTGATGCTGTGGGAAGTGAGCCCGTCGCCAGTGTCAACTTCAGCAAGAACCAGCTGGCTGCAGTGCCTCCCAG GCTTGTGGAGTTGAAGGACTCTGTTTCTGACATCAACCTGGGGTTTAACAAGCTGACCAGCCTCCCCTTGGAGTTCTGCATGCTGCAGCAACTGGCACACATAGACCTCAG AAACAATCTTTTGACATCTCTGCCAATGGAAATTGAGGCCCTAATGAAACTGCGGAGCATCACACTGTCATTCAACAG GTTTAAGTTGTTCCCAGAGGTGCTGTACAGGGTTCCTAGCCTGGAGACCATTCTTATCAGTAATAACCAAGTGGGAGCCATTAACCCACTGCAGCTCAAAGCTCTGGACAAGCTGTCCACTCTGGACCTGCAGAACAATGACATCATGCAGGTGCCACCTGAACTGGGCAACTGTACGAGCCTGAG AGCCCTCATGCTGGATGGAAATCCTTTCCGCAACCCCAGAGCAGCCATTGTATCCAGAGGAACTGATGCTGTCCTGGAATACCTACGAAGCAGGATCCCTACATAG